The DNA window CGACGGTAACCCGAGGGGTTCCTTCGCGGTGCCGCTGAGCTCGACCTGCGACTCCAGGGGCACGAGCTGCTGGCCCGAGGCGCCCCCCACCATGGCCTCGTTCATCTACGCCTGGGGCGACAAGCCCTGGTCCCGAACCCGCGCCCTGACGCTGCAGGTCACAATCGACGGCAACCTAGCGCCAGCTCCTGCCGCCATCGCCTGCACGGGCTGCACTGGGGCCTGTTCGGGCCCGTCCGGCCCGTGCTCTGGCACACCGCCCTTCGTGATCCGTCAGTTTCCCGGCCTCCTCGTCTACACCGCCACCCCGCAGGGCGCTCTCGCCGGCTGGGACCTCGTCCTCGAAGTGGATCTCGGCCTCGCGCCACCTCGCGCACGCGCTTGCCGCACGCACTTCTCCGATTCCCCAAGCTGCAGGGTCAAGGAGCCCGTCTGCGCCACCGAGGGCACCGTCACCCTGAACCAATCCCCCTGTCGCAGCCGCCTCGACGACCTCAAGGCGCGTTTCACCGCACGGTTCCCCGACGGCGTCATGCTGGAGGGCACCCTGTAGATGCCGAACCGCGCACTTCATCCCGTCCGTCTCCACGACCCCGACCGCGCACCGTTCATAGCGCCCCGCTCGGTGCCCCCTCATGGCACCCTCGCCACGCTACGCCTGACTGCGGCCTCCGGTCCCCACACGCTCGCCGCTTGTCCCTGTCGTACGGGCACGAGGCTGCCCAACAACGCGTTGCAGCCAACCAATCGGGCGGTTTCGTTAAGGGGGATTGGGGTGAACTTAGAAGATAAGACCATAAAGGCCATCTCGCTCCCCACCCGCCCGGCGGCTGAACGCGTGGCCGGCCATGGGGCCGAACGCTGCGGCGGTGTCGAGCGGAGGAACTGGGGCGCGATGACTGGGGGATGCCGGGATCGACCGGGTCTTGGGGTTAGCACACCACGATGCGCGACGCACCTCGGCGGAGGCGCTGGCTTCGCCTACGGCGCGCTTTCCGCTTCGTTGCACAACGTGGCTCTTTGCCTCTTCGCCTCTCTTGCGCTGTTGCTCGCCGGGACCGCCTCTGCCTGTACCGCTCGTTCAGCGGGCCCTGACGACGCCTCTCTCGCAGGTCACGATATCTCGGCACATGTCGGGGACAGCCGCGTCCATAAGCCCGACGCGCCTGCCCTTCGTTTGGACGGCGTTGCTTCTCCCGAGGACGGACTGGGCGCAGACCACGGCACCTCGAGCGACGCGAGCAGCGACGGCCGGCGCGAGGCGGGAAGCGACGGTCCTGCATCTTGTTTGGGACTCGGCGTCACGCTTTTCACCGTGAAAGTCCTCGAGACGGAGGTATGCGGAACTCCGTTCTGTGCGCCGGGCCAGACAGCGGCCATGACCAGAGTGCTCTCCACAACCAGGACGTGCCGCGGGAGTGGTTATGGGTTTAACGTCGGGACCGAGGTGCCTATCCGTATCCCGTCGACGATTTCGCTCGCGCCGGGGGATGTCGTGAACGTCGAGTGCCACGTCTGGTCCGTGTGCTCCGACGGGTGCGGGGGCACGCTTCCGTCCGTGAAGCCGCAGGGTCCGTGTTGGCATCTCGACTTCGGCTGTCGGATGCGATGCAACTACGAGCAACCGACAAAGGTCTGGAAGTGAGCCGCTGGCTAACACACGCATCTCGGTTGCGTCATTCCGGCCGGCGCCACGGACGGGGGCGCCAGGTGACCTGCCGTGACGGCGGCTTCGTGGAGGGAGTTCCGGCAACCGAAGGCGCCGGTGACGGATGCGGATCTACCTCGCCGTCGGTCAGGCCAATGGGCCCCTGTTGGCGGAACGATTTCGGGTGTCGCATCGCATGCGATTACGGACCAAGAACCAAGATCTGGAAGTAGGCCGGCGTCGGCCCAACAACGCGTTGCAGCCGACCGGTCGGGCGGTCTCGTTGAAGGGGAATTGGGGTGAGCTCAGAAACTAAGACCATAAAGAACTTCTTGCTCCCCCCCCGCCCGGTGGCCGAACGCGCAACCGTTAGGCCGCGCGTGATTCTCCCTGACATAGCGCCGACCGCCTGTCCAGGCTCCGTGCACCGCCGCGCAAGAGTGGCGATCACATGGAGCGGCACCCATCACCTCTCGGCCGCCGTCCAGCCCGGCGGGCGGCCCACCGACGAGGCCGCGGGCAGTGCTTTCCCGTCGGTCCCATCGGCGGGCGGCCAGCGAACCACCGAGGGCGACCGTGCCGTCCTCACCCTATCCGGTCACGAGGGCGTAGCCTCGCGGCTCTTCCTAACTCTCCACGGCGCCACCAACGCGACCGTCGCGCTGGGCTCCTCTGCCGCGATCCGCGTCACACGGATGCCGTTAACGCGCTCCTTCTTCCTCAGTTACGCTGCTACGTCGAGGATGGGGGGGAGGCCGATGAGGCCGGGGGACACCGAGACCAGTGCGACTGCGGGATCAGGTCGCGCGGATCCGCCACTCGTGATCGAGCGCTGCAGAAAACCTCACCCCGCTGGGTCTCTCACCAAGCTCATCGGGGAGCGGGTATTCCTCCACAGGGTCGACCACGAGCGCCGAAAGCCGGAGAAGTCGTTCCGCCGTGGGCCCCATGGGCTTCACCCCATTCTCCCATCGCGACACCGTTTCCGGCGTCACCCCAAAATGACGCGCGCAGTCCTGTCCCGACCATCCCAGGTGCTTTCGGAGGAACCGAATCTCCCCTGGAGCCAGTTGATGCGCCGACTTGGCGATCGTGACAGCCAGCAGCCGGTGCAGCTTCGCAAGCTTCGGGATCACCACGCTCGTCGCCCGGCAGTCCTCGCAGGTCCGAAGCTTCACGCCCCTCAACTCCAGGTTCGGGAGCTCATCCCCGAGGTAGGCGTGCGTTCCGATCTTCTCCGAGACCGCGCCCCCACATTCCGGACACTTCATCGCTCTCACCACTTTCTCCGAGCCGTGACGACGGCCAGGGAAGCAACGTCTACGTCGGCATGGCCCGCGATGCGGCCTAGACGCCCGAGCAAGGCAATCCGTCTCTCATTGCTCCTCGGCGCTCTATTGCTTTCCGCATGCCGCAGTGAACCCCGCCCGTGTGGAAGCACTCGGCAGCTACCCTGCCGCATCGACCACGAGAGACGCGTCGTGGCGTGCCCGGCGGGGACCGAGCTTCAGCCTGTCTGTTGTCCGAACGAGGAAGACGCTGACCCTTTCATCGAGGCGACGGCGATTCATCCCGCCACGCGTCAGTGCTACCGGCTCACCCCATGCGTCCCCCTGGCCGCGCTCGGTTGGGCCTCCTGCAACCGGCTTGACGCTCAGGGCGGTGACGGCAGTACCACTGCGGCTCGTGACGCACGCCCGCCGGATGCCGGTGCTCACGAAGACGCGACCAGGACAGATTGAACTCTCTCTGAGGGCGCGCCGCACCGCCACGGCCGGGAATCGCCGGCGCTCAGGCGTCCTTCGTGATCCGTGCATTCCGCCCACGGTTATAGATGGCTGCATGTACGACGGCAGTCCAAGAACGCGTTGCAGCCGACCGGTCGGGCGGGTACGATGAAGGGGCTTTGGGGGGATTCACGGTGAAATGCCCATTACGGCACTGCGCCACGCCGGTCTATCTGGCCGCCTTGCTGGCGTGCCAGCTGCTCAGCGTCCGCACGTCGGAAGCGTGCACGCCCTTCCCCGCGGTCGCTCCCTATGCTCTTCCCCGCCCGTCGTCCACCCCGATCTCCACCGCGACCTCGATCCACATTATCTCGGAGCAGCGGCCGGCCTGGGTCGAGGTCACCGCGGCCGGCTCCCTGGTCAAGACCGATGGGCTCGAGCTCCTCGGGAATGTCTATCTCAAGGGCAACACGGGAAGGGCCTGGCGGGTACTCGGGCTCGATGCCGCGAATCCGAACGGGTTGCTCCTCCCCAGCACGGAGTACGTGGTCTCCGGTATCATTGGCGGCACGCGCGTGGAACTGACGCGCTTCTCAACGGGCGCGGGGTACGACAAGAGGCCGGGCACGCCCCCCGTCCTGCGGTCGATCAAGCTGTGGCGCGTACACTATGCACGCCGCACATCGACCTGCGTCTCGGGTGACTATCAGGCCTTCATCGAGCTGGACTACCAACCGGCCGCGGTTCCGGATTCGCCGCCAGCGTCCGTGCTCTATACGCTCTGGTTGTCCCCGAAGACGGGGGGCCCGATGGAGCGGATATACTTTACCGGCGCTGACCTCTACGTCGGGGGCGGGCCACTCCCACCGGATAACGGCCCTCGCCACCCGAAGTGGCCGAGCGACCTGGACCCGACGCGCGAGTATTGCGCCATCATGAGCGCCGCGGGGATCGGCGACCTCTCTCGACAACCGCTCCAGAGCGACACCGCCTGCGCGCCGGTAACCCTCGTCGAGTCCACGGCCTCCCCGTCACCATCTGGCGGCCCTGCTCCCGACGCCGGTCTCGGCGGCGGAAGCGGAAACAGCGCCGGCTGCGCCGTCCCCGGGGGCGACGCTCGGTTTGGCCTGGGGTCTGCCGCGTACGTGTTTCTAGGCTTCCTGTGGCTCGTTCGGGGAGGACGCAGGGTCTTTCGCGGATCGCCAACCACGTCGGGCAGCACCGCTCCTTCGACGACGGTGTTCGCCCGGAAGCCAGCTTCTGAGGACGATCCCCGTCTTTCCTAGTGCAACCAGCCGCTTGCGGCGGCGCCAGGCGCCAGCCCGTCCTCGGGTTTCAACGAGGCGCCACCTGCGCAATGCTTTGCAATCCTACAAGCTTTGGTTGGCGCAGGGGTTGCTCATCTCGCCGAGCCGGAGGATCTCGACCTGGCAGCACGTCGAAGGCTTGGAGCGGCGGTTCTCATCGGTTGCGTGGCCGCGGCCCTCGGCGCGGCTCGATTCGGCGGCGGGCGGCCGTAAGTGGGTCACGCGCGCAGCGGCCCGCAGGCTGGCACCCGATACGCGCGGGGTGTGGAGAGAGGCCAAGTCGCGTCGGCAGCACAGCTGGCTCTACGACCGAGCGGTCGAAGCCGCCTTCCCCGACGGGCAGGGGGACCAGGAGCTCTTCTTCGATCGCTCGCTCCCCATGCTCCGCAAGCGCGCCCACTACGAGGCCTTCTCGCGCTTCAAGGTGCTCGAGCGCTTCCCCGCGCTCGTGGCGCTCGTGGCCGGGCGTGCGCATCAGCAAGGGGGGCTCGAGCCTCGAGGTCTTCGCCGACGCCGACCAGCTGCAGCTCGGCGCGGGCTACGGCGGCATGAGCTACGAGCGGGTCAGCATCTACGTCCGCCTCGGTGAGACGCTGTCCGAGCTCAAGCGGCAGGCCAAGCAGCACCCGGCGACCGCCACGCTGGTCAAGGTGGCGCGCAAGACCGCCGGGAACGACACCCGGGAGCTGCGCCAGCGGATGACGCCTTCGGGACCCACGGCCAAGGAGATCAACGACCGCTTCCAGCACGGCACCGACTGGTGGTTTTCGGTGCGACTCCTGCGGATCATGGACCAGGCGCTCAACGAAGGACGCGACGGTCAGGCCATCACCGAGCACTACACCCGCGCGAGGCGCGCGCATCGCGACCTGCTCGCGACCTGCTTCCGGCGTAAGGACCTCCTCGGCTTCTTCCGCTCCGTTGTCGCGTCGGTGCGCAAGGCGGGCCAGCCGATCTCCCTCGGGGACTACGACGACACGCTGAGCATCGCAAATCGCTACGTGGTCGAGGACGAGGACGGCCAGCCGCGGACCCTCGTCTCGGGTCGCGGGCCGCTCCTCATCCTTGAGGACCACGCCGGGGGTCGGGCGGTGGTGGTCCCGATCTCCGACCTCGACAAGGGCGCGGTCGACGCCTACCTCTTCGACGGAACGAGCTCTTGCGGCAAGCTGAAGCTCACCGCGAACGGCAAGCGCGACCGCATCCCCCGGGACTACCGCTTCCTCTACGGGCTGGCCTTCGACCGGGACTTCTTTCCTGGCGAGATCCGCCCTGGCGAGATCCGCGAGGTGCTCCGCGAGGCAAGGTAGTATGGTTTCCGGTCCATGAGGAGAACGCCCGAGCCCGCGGGGGTACGTTACGAGCACGTTGGGGAGGACTACCTGGCGCAGCGCACCCTGCGCAAAGGGGCGGGGTGGATCTTGCTCTGGGCGCTCGGGGTCGGCGCCACGATCTCCGGGGACTACTTCGGCTGGAACTACGGCCTCGCCGTGGGCGGCTTCTACGGTATGGCCGCCGCGACGCTGCTCGTGTCGGTCCTCTTCGTCTGCATGGTCTTCAGCATCGCCGAGCTGTCGGCGGCTCTGCCGCACGCCGGAGGTTTCTACTCCTTCACGCGCAGCGCCCTCGGTCCGACGGGCGGCTTCGTCTGCGGCGTGACCGACACGATCGAGTACGTGCTCAGCCCGGCGGTGATCGTGGACGGCATCGCCGGCTACCTGCACGCGCTCTGGCCGCTCGTGCCGGCTCACGTCTGGTGGGTGGGCGCCTACGCGCTCTTCGTGGCGATCAACGTGCGTGGGGTGGAGCTCACGCTCCAGGTGAGCCTCATCGTGACCACGCTCGCCGTGGCGGTGCTCCTCGCCTTCTTCGGGGGCGCGCTCCTGAGCGGCGCCTTCTCGACGGAGCTACTCTTCAACGTGGCACCTTCTGCGGGTCAGAGCGCGCGGGGCTTTCCGCACGGGCTCGTCGGCGTGCTCGCGGCGCTGCCCTACGCGACGTGGTTCTACCTCGGCATCGAGCAGCTACCGCTCGCCGCGGAGGAGACCTACGACGTGGTGCGCGACATGCCGCGGGCCTTGCGCCTGGGGCTCGCCACGCTGCTGGTGCTCGCGCTCGCGACGCTGGTGCTCAACACCGGCGTGGGTGGAGGGGCCGAGGCCATCGCGCGCAGCGACGCGCCGCTCGGGGAGGGCTTCAAGGCCGTCTTCGGCGCGGGCGCGACGACCTGGGTCTTGACTCTCACGGCGCTAGCGGGCCTCGTGGCGAGCTTCCACAGCCTCCTCTACGCGGCGGGGCGCGTCCTCTTCGCACTCTCTCGCGCAGGATACTTCCCGCGCGTCATCTCGCTCACCAACCGGCACAAGACCCCGCACGTGGCCCTGATCCTCTCGGGGGGCCTCGGACTCGGCTGCGTGATGCTTCTCGACCGCTTTCGTGGCGGCGCGGTCGGCGCGGCGCTGCTGAACATGGCCGTCTTCGGCGCGGTCATCTCCTACGTGCTCGTGCTGGTGAGCTTCATCAAGCTGCGGCTCGGGAGGCCCGCGTTGCCCCGCCCCTACCGCAGCCCGCTCGGCATCGCGGGCGCAGCGGTCGGAGTGCTGCTCGCACTGCTCGCCCTCGTCGCGACCTTCGCCAGCCCGAAGCTCCGTCCCGCGGTGCTCGGGGTCGCGGTCTTTCTCGCCCTGGCGCTCCTCTACTTCGCCCTCTACAGCCGCAAGCGCCTCGTCGCGCAGGCCCCCGAGGAGGCCGCGGCGCGGGGGGAGGAGGGCGGCGCATGAGTCGGCCCTTGGTCACGCTCCGATCAGCGCGCGTGGAGGACGCGGGGATTCTGGCGCAGGCGGAACGCCTGATCGCGGCGACGCCCGGATTTCTCGTCTCGCAGCCCTCCGAGCTCACGGACGAGCGCTTCGC is part of the Deltaproteobacteria bacterium genome and encodes:
- a CDS encoding helix-turn-helix domain-containing protein, producing MRAMKCPECGGAVSEKIGTHAYLGDELPNLELRGVKLRTCEDCRATSVVIPKLAKLHRLLAVTIAKSAHQLAPGEIRFLRKHLGWSGQDCARHFGVTPETVSRWENGVKPMGPTAERLLRLSALVVDPVEEYPLPDELGERPSGVRFSAALDHEWRIRAT
- a CDS encoding amino acid permease, with the protein product MRRTPEPAGVRYEHVGEDYLAQRTLRKGAGWILLWALGVGATISGDYFGWNYGLAVGGFYGMAAATLLVSVLFVCMVFSIAELSAALPHAGGFYSFTRSALGPTGGFVCGVTDTIEYVLSPAVIVDGIAGYLHALWPLVPAHVWWVGAYALFVAINVRGVELTLQVSLIVTTLAVAVLLAFFGGALLSGAFSTELLFNVAPSAGQSARGFPHGLVGVLAALPYATWFYLGIEQLPLAAEETYDVVRDMPRALRLGLATLLVLALATLVLNTGVGGGAEAIARSDAPLGEGFKAVFGAGATTWVLTLTALAGLVASFHSLLYAAGRVLFALSRAGYFPRVISLTNRHKTPHVALILSGGLGLGCVMLLDRFRGGAVGAALLNMAVFGAVISYVLVLVSFIKLRLGRPALPRPYRSPLGIAGAAVGVLLALLALVATFASPKLRPAVLGVAVFLALALLYFALYSRKRLVAQAPEEAAARGEEGGA